A stretch of DNA from Aspergillus flavus chromosome 3, complete sequence:
AGGACTAGCTGTGTAAAGCATCATTGGAGCTGCCAACTCGTGACGATGAAAGACATCACCAACCGTTCCACCTGCCACACTAAGGAAGGCACTGCCCGACAGGCCATTGAAGAACCTCGCAATAATCATAGTCTGGATGTTTGTTGCCACGGCGCATGGAATCAGCCATATCAGGAAGAGCGTGAATGAAGTCAAATAAATTATCCGTCGACCGTAAAGCTGGCTATGTGTTAGCTACAGCAGCAAACATATCACAATATAACCAACCTCGGAAAGAGGCCCCAGGACCAATGGGCCAACAGCTAACATTTATTTCCATTAGCGAATATCTTTAGGTACCTAAGAAAAGTAGATCAAGCCTACCTAGGCCCCAAACGAATATTGCAACACCCACAGTTGCTACTAGTGTCGAACAACCGAATTCTTTCGTCATCTGATGGTACGTGGTAGTGTATATCGATGAAGTGCATGTCCTACAGTTATGTTAGGACTAGGGTTTCTCGAAGAGAACATCGGTCCAGCACATACACACAGAGAGATCCCATCGATACGATCAGCACGATAAGCCATCGCCGTGCCGGACTCAAGTTGCGAGGGTTGGAAGGGTCATCTTTTGACCATTCCACCAGGAATTCCTCCTCATGGTTGACACTCTTCTCAGGATCTGGTTTACTCATCTTTGCCAAAGCCACTGTAACCCTTCCCTAGAATAAGAGCAGGTAGTGGGTGTATGGTGTTGATATATCGTGGAGCGACGACCAATGCTAGAACTAAGCATTCGGGAATCCGACAGTTAAATCCGCTATATCCTTGTCCAGAGTCTAGACTCCATAGGACTTAGGCCTGTGGAGACCAACGGACACACTGAGACACTATTGAAGAATCCTTTCATCTGCAATCAAGGAATCTACACCTACTGGTGTCATTCTAGACTAGGTGTTTGGCCCCCAATCCACTAAATCTTTAGTACGGCCTTATGGCTTAGAAATTTCAATATGTCCGTTTCCCTCTGTAACCCCGAGTGTAATCAAGACACAAACAAGAGATTGTAGATAAAAATCTGATATAGCCAAGGTTGATGGGGGAATGCCTTTTCTCATGTTACCCAATGCTAGCAAGAAGGTCCCCATACCATAAAACCATGCCAGCCACTGCCCTTGTTTTGTATGCATATTGGCCTGATATCTCGTTCGATAAGAGCTACTACTTGAACACACATATTTCTTTGGCTGAGAGGACATGGACTATTTACGAGCTACCGGGCTGGCATATAACGAGATTCACCAGCAACCCCGGCGGATTGAAACCGCCACATTTAATCTGTGCTAACTTGGAGGGGAAGAACGGTGCTATATAAGCTACTCTTGCGGGGTCCTAAAATCGTCGAGTTAAAGAAAAGTGATTCGGAAGCCAGTAATGAAAGCCCTATTTTCCTGATTGGCAAAAAGCTCTCGGATTCGGGGTTGGGTGGTTGTCAGTCTGGAACAGGTGAAGATGTCTCAAATGACGGCAAtgaaatatactatatctgTGATAGTTCATTAATAAACTACGTGGTATAATAGTATCATGGAGACTTTTGacctttcttttattttctgtaGAGTGTTCTAGGACTATCTAGTGGGTACCAATATGTATATAGAGGCGTAGAATAAATTGGTGCAACTCATGGGGCCAAAACAGACATCACCGATCTTGGTAATATAGTAGACTTGATTGTATTTAGATCAGTTTTTCCTGgagatttaaatatttttcaACTAGGGTCGAGTGTTCTCTTATACTGATGGGATAATCGACCTATTTATCTATGGTTTCACAAATTAGCATCGTGCATATGTTGGAATCTTGGAAGACACATCTACCGCATTGATAGGAGTCTTGCTTACTTTTTGTTATTGACAGGGCTTTGGAGGTTAGATGTGTGAAAGACGATTGTTCATTCAGctatctaataaataaaggAAGCATTTATATATCAATTTTGTTTCTCCGTAAGTTTATAGGAGCACTATACATTGAGGAATGGATAGTTTCAGGGCGACATCTATGGTACCTTAACATTTCTAGGACGAAATTGTAGCGATGGACCTTCTCTCGCGGACACAATCCATGTGCGCAGCTTATACTCAGGACTCTGATCCCTAGGCACCGAGCTGCAACAATCTGGTTCAACCTCACAATGATCAGGCGGCAGTCGGACGTCGTACGAGAATAGTACACGAGCGAGTGTAAGAGTGAGCTCGGCCCACGCCAGGTTCTTAGCCACGCACGATCTTGGCCCTATACTAAAGGGACAAAATGCCGCCCGTGCTCGCTTGAGGCCATCATCCGTGGACGGATTTTCGCCATTGGCCTCATTCTCTAACCAGCGTTCCGGCTCATATTTGAATGGTCTCGGAAAGTATTCCTCATTATGGTGCAGGGCATAGATTGGTGTCCCGATTATAGTTCCTTCTGGTATATAATACCCGTCTACCGTTATGCCTCCAGGTAATACACGGCGAGGAGGCATGTTTGAGACTGCGGGTGAAATGCGCAAGGACTCTGATATGCATGCATGTAGATAGCTACACGATTTCAACCGAGTGCCCAAGCGAATATCTTCCTCCCGTTCGAAGCATGAGCGAATCTCCGCTGTGGCCTTTTGCAGGGCTTGCTGGTTATGCGCGAGGTTAAAGAGAACCGCACTCAGGCTGGTGGCGACGGTATCTGACCCTATGGTGTTCATTAGCTCTATGCCGGTGGGAGTCTCCACCAAGGGGTTAGAATCAGGATTAACATACCCGCAACGATTAAGAGCAACAATTCAACTCTTAATTCCCTCTCCGTTAATCCTTGGCCGGTCTTGGGATCTGATCCATTGAGTAAATAGTGGAAGCAATCTTTCCGAGGGCCATTATTCCCTAGACGAATCCTTTCCTTGCCCTGGTGACGAATCCAAAGACCAAAATCCCTCAAGGCCTTTAAGAAGCCAGCGAAGAATAAGCGATCGAGCTTATAGCGCCACAGCTTTGATTGGGTCATGCACTGTATAGTCGATGTTATTTGACTGTTAGTGCCAAGATACTGCGTTCTTGTTCCAGACGATGTATAGCTTACCGTTGCATTTCGACGAGCTAACCTTCTGGTTAACTTCGGTACATAGCGATATCTATCGCTTTTTAGCATGCCAAAGCTTCGACCATAGCTGAGGTCGCTAATGACATCAAATGCAAGGTAGTCACATAAGGGTGCGATGTCCACACTAGGTCCCCAGACAGAGCTTTGGCCTGCTCCGttggaaggaggaggattgagCATGGCACAAAACTCACTTATGTGGGACAGAATTTGATCCTGCACCCCATTCAGCGCATTGTCTGTAAAAGCTTGGAAGAGAATCTTCCGCCTGAAGGCATGTGTCTTTTTGTCTATGAAGCTAAATGTATTGGGCGCATGGCTTCCGACACTCATCACCACGTAAGACTCATCCTTACACACGTTGGCCTTTGTTGAATATATTTCCATCAGCCCCGTCTGAGAGCACACGGATACTGAATTAGGGCCACATCTACCGATACTTCCTGCATTGGGATTTAGCTAGGGATAACAACATAGCTGGAAGTCATATCGAGAAGCTCACCATATCTCCGATGTCCTTCCCAAAGTGCGGTATGGGAAGAACCTCTCCATACACACCAGGCGGGGTACCAGTCAGTTATCTTTGGTAGTAGTGGCCCAGGGATCTTGGACAATGGGTGAAAATATATCCGATACACGATAAGTGAGACAAGCtagaggaggttgatggcTGTCGGTTAGCCAAGCGCAGATAGCATGAAGGGTAGACGCTGTTACGAACATAGGAAACAACCAAAAGACTAGTACACAAGAGTAAGATCATTGTGGCACTGGATAGCTTGCCAACCGAAGCTCTTGTTGTATGAAGCTTGATATCCTAGTTGATGCTAACAAAAATATCTCACCAAACACCTTCGTTTGCATAGTTTGCGAACTCcgattttttaaaatagatgTTGGCCTTTCGTGTCCTAAAGCATACACGTATTTCCTGTGGTAGCATTTGAAATGGAGACCTTATGGAGCATTTGCGTAGTCGTGACTTCAGGACATTGACCCTTTTATCTTTTATGGGGTGCGCGTTCTGGGACAGGACTTAGTGACTGGGGGTCACTGGGGGTCACATCTACCCTGACCCCCCAGCCACTAAATCCTCACCCTCTGAACTGGGACCCCATCTTTTATCTAGCCACGAAAAGATTGCCGGATGCAGCCTTTTTTTACCCTATCGTGaagttaaaaaataagaaagaaaaaaaagaaggaaggacaaaaaaaagaaaagaaaagaaaagaaaaataggtGGGGTGGTGggagatgaggaaagaaagatgaagagtcATTCTCAAGTGGACAGGAGAACGCAATAGGAAGAGGGTCCATAATTCCATCAACGACACTGTTCCGTAAACAGGCATAGCGATTGAGAGAAATTTTGAATGACTGTGGGTATCAGAACAAGCCTCGGGGTGGATCTGAATCCAAGATCTGCTGTGATCTACATTCCAACCATCAATGCAACGATACGTATAGTAGAGATCCGTGCTCGGTCGACATTTTCGAATATCGTGACGTACGTTGAAAAAGGGTTTCCATTTTCGTTCGAATGTTAGATTCGGTCCCTGGAAGTTTATTCCAACTTCTAAACATAGCAGTCCTTTTCTGGTCAAACTTTGTAACAGTGACCTCTCTTACCTGAATGGCAACCAGAACAGACACACGCGAGCGTAGTCCTCCAACCTGCATGATGAGAAGCCCCCTGATCACAAGTTATTAATCCGGGGACATCTCTCTACTCgaagattgaagaagtcTATCATTGCCACGCTTCTCTTAACAAGATGGTTCGGTTTCTAATAGGTCTACAGTTTTACGTCAAGCTCGGTGTTTTAAACCAAAAATTTCCCTGTAGCCTTCTATGATATAATCATTTTCTAAAGCTATTGATCTATAAAAAGAGAATTGAAATGAAAACAATTCAGACCAACAGGTTTTGGCTCTAGAACAGCCTTAAACAACAACTTTTGATAGTGACTGACTGTAGTAACCCATAACGACGGCAATGACATGTTCCTCAACTCGACTTCAGTACGCAATCGTAAGCGGTACAAAAGGATGTACGTTTCTCATTTCGCagtcgatgttgatgatgccTTATGTTGCTTTCTTGTGCTGTGTCAAATATGTCCGAACGAAAAACCGGCCGAACAGATATGTAAGGGGTAATAGGTAGGCAGAAGAGAGCAGGATAGCAAAAGCCTTTCCGCTGTCAGGTATGCAGTGCGTTGTAGTATAAGTGGCCATTCCTTGCGACCCAACATTTGTAGTTAGTGTCGCGGGTGTTTTGGTTGTGAACTGGACATTTTCCATTTGAGAGGAGAAACCTGCTGGTCTGCTGTTCTCGATATCATTATGCTCAGACAACACAACATCGTACGCAGCAAAG
This window harbors:
- a CDS encoding uncharacterized protein (expressed protein); translation: MGECLFSCYPMLARRSPYHKTMPATALVLYAYWPDISFDKSYYLNTHISLAERTWTIYELPGWHITRFTSNPGGLKPPHLICANLEGKNGAI
- a CDS encoding cytochrome P450 monooxygenase, translating into MILLLCTSLLVVSYLVSLIVYRIYFHPLSKIPGPLLPKITDWYPAWCVWRGSSHTALWEGHRRYGSIGRCGPNSVSVCSQTGLMEIYSTKANVCKDESYVVMSVGSHAPNTFSFIDKKTHAFRRKILFQAFTDNALNGVQDQILSHISEFCAMLNPPPSNGAGQSSVWGPSVDIAPLCDYLAFDVISDLSYGRSFGMLKSDRYRYVPKLTRRLARRNATCMTQSKLWRYKLDRLFFAGFLKALRDFGLWIRHQGKERIRLGNNGPRKDCFHYLLNGSDPKTGQGLTERELRVELLLLIVAGSDTVATSLSAVLFNLAHNQQALQKATAEIRSCFEREEDIRLGTRLKSCSYLHACISESLRISPAVSNMPPRRVLPGGITVDGYYIPEGTIIGTPIYALHHNEEYFPRPFKYEPERWLENEANGENPSTDDGLKRARAAFCPFSIGPRSCVAKNLAWAELTLTLARVLFSYDVRLPPDHCEVEPDCCSSVPRDQSPEYKLRTWIVSAREGPSLQFRPRNVKVP